One part of the Rothia sp. ZJ932 genome encodes these proteins:
- a CDS encoding AI-2E family transporter, whose protein sequence is MIEKSVENQPLAASVQDSDSTSREVPFALQIAASWSWRLIVVAVVAWGLSKMLGSVSLIVVSVMVAALLAGLLSPVVFILRKYGVIPGLATAITEIGFIATIVGLLTLVGQQMISGFSNLADQAMKGYQQLIVLLQDLPINVGAAQFDKMASDGLNTLKDNADTIFTGVANVGSTASNFATGMAICLFTLIFFLMEGEKIWLFLVGLFPRAARRAVNGAGRRGWKSMVSYVRVQVFVAFVDAVGIGLAAFFLGVPLSFPLGVLVFLSSFIPVVGALASGAVAVLLALVANGPVNAIIMFGMVLLVQQVESNILQPLVMGKAVSLHPLAVIIAVAGGSILFGITGALFAVPLLAMINTVVRYLANREWEIDEEIRRSEFLYPHEIERKKKKAIAEKVKERMNRKRESDAEMTATEA, encoded by the coding sequence ATGATTGAAAAAAGCGTAGAGAACCAGCCGCTGGCAGCCTCGGTGCAAGACAGTGACTCAACCAGCCGCGAGGTACCTTTTGCCTTACAAATTGCGGCATCGTGGTCGTGGCGCCTTATTGTTGTTGCAGTGGTTGCGTGGGGTCTGTCAAAGATGCTGGGGAGCGTGAGCCTCATTGTTGTTTCAGTGATGGTGGCGGCTCTGCTTGCCGGTTTGTTGTCGCCCGTAGTGTTTATCCTCCGTAAATACGGTGTTATCCCCGGTCTGGCAACTGCTATCACCGAAATTGGTTTTATTGCAACTATTGTCGGTTTGCTGACTTTGGTAGGGCAGCAGATGATTTCAGGTTTCAGCAATCTGGCTGACCAAGCAATGAAGGGCTACCAGCAGCTAATCGTACTGCTGCAGGATTTGCCCATTAACGTGGGTGCCGCCCAATTCGACAAAATGGCATCTGACGGGCTTAACACCCTCAAAGATAACGCTGACACTATCTTCACCGGTGTAGCCAACGTGGGTTCCACCGCCTCAAACTTCGCTACAGGCATGGCGATCTGCCTGTTCACCCTTATCTTTTTCTTGATGGAAGGCGAGAAGATTTGGCTGTTCCTGGTAGGTTTGTTCCCCCGTGCCGCACGACGCGCGGTGAACGGTGCTGGCCGCCGTGGCTGGAAGTCCATGGTTTCCTACGTTCGTGTTCAGGTATTCGTTGCCTTCGTGGATGCGGTGGGCATTGGTCTTGCAGCTTTCTTCTTGGGTGTGCCCCTCTCCTTCCCCCTGGGCGTTCTCGTATTCTTGAGCTCCTTTATTCCTGTGGTAGGTGCTCTTGCCAGTGGAGCTGTCGCAGTTCTGCTTGCGCTGGTGGCTAACGGCCCGGTTAACGCGATTATCATGTTCGGTATGGTGCTGTTGGTTCAGCAGGTTGAATCTAACATTCTGCAGCCCCTGGTGATGGGTAAAGCTGTTTCTTTGCATCCGCTGGCAGTCATTATTGCTGTGGCTGGCGGCAGCATCCTCTTCGGCATCACCGGCGCTCTCTTTGCGGTGCCGCTACTCGCAATGATCAACACCGTGGTGCGCTACCTTGCTAACCGCGAGTGGGAAATTGATGAGGAGATCCGCAGGAGCGAGTTCTTGTACCCTCACGAGATTGAACGTAAGAAAAAGAAAGCAATTGCTGAGAAGGTTAAAGAACGTATGAACCGTAAGCGTGAATCAGATGCTGAGATGACGGCTACTGAGGCTTAA
- the ilvA gene encoding threonine ammonia-lyase has product MSTREDLPVTLADIESAHELLEGVIERTPVAHSRALENKVGSPVFFKAENLQRSGSFKVRGAYVRMAKLSDAEKARGVVAASAGNHAQGVALAASKLGIKARIYMPQGAALPKIAATRDHGAEVVLFGKTVDEALAEAKRFADETGAVFVHPFDNADIIAGQGTLGIEILEQVPDVDTIFAGVGGGGLLAGLAVAVRAKEKELGKKIRIIGVQAEHAAAYPPSLAADALVPLKKVSTIADGIAVGRPGQLPFDIIKELVDDVHTVSEDDIARALIFLLERNKLVVEPAGSVPVAAVMSPATSEKYGDLGTTVCVLSGGNIDPMLMLKVIQRGLSAAGRYLTVRLMLTDRPGELTTISSIISQNSANVTGVNYTGASGALSMGEVFITIDMETKGHEHCEEVLEALRADGYEPIVVY; this is encoded by the coding sequence GTGAGCACACGTGAAGATTTGCCGGTGACTCTGGCTGATATTGAAAGCGCACATGAGCTGTTGGAGGGCGTTATTGAGCGCACTCCGGTTGCTCATTCACGTGCTTTAGAAAACAAGGTTGGTTCACCGGTTTTCTTCAAGGCTGAGAACTTGCAGCGTTCGGGTTCTTTTAAGGTGCGCGGCGCTTATGTTCGCATGGCGAAGCTCTCCGATGCTGAAAAGGCGCGGGGCGTGGTGGCTGCTTCGGCAGGTAATCACGCTCAGGGGGTTGCTTTGGCGGCGTCGAAGCTCGGTATTAAGGCTCGTATCTATATGCCTCAGGGCGCGGCACTACCTAAGATTGCAGCAACCCGTGACCACGGTGCAGAGGTTGTTCTCTTTGGCAAGACGGTTGATGAGGCTTTAGCAGAGGCAAAGCGTTTTGCCGATGAAACCGGCGCGGTGTTTGTACACCCCTTTGATAACGCTGACATCATTGCTGGTCAGGGCACACTGGGGATTGAAATTTTAGAGCAGGTACCCGATGTCGATACCATTTTTGCGGGTGTTGGTGGCGGTGGACTGCTAGCCGGTTTGGCTGTCGCCGTGCGCGCTAAAGAAAAAGAGCTGGGCAAAAAGATCCGCATTATCGGTGTTCAGGCTGAGCACGCTGCGGCGTACCCACCCTCCTTGGCGGCGGACGCGCTGGTGCCACTGAAAAAGGTATCTACCATTGCAGACGGTATCGCCGTGGGGCGTCCCGGTCAGCTGCCCTTTGACATTATCAAAGAGCTGGTCGATGACGTACACACGGTTTCTGAAGATGACATAGCCCGCGCTCTCATCTTCTTACTAGAGCGCAACAAACTGGTGGTAGAGCCTGCCGGTTCTGTGCCGGTAGCAGCGGTGATGAGCCCTGCAACCAGTGAGAAGTACGGTGATTTGGGCACGACTGTTTGTGTGCTTTCGGGCGGAAACATTGATCCCATGCTGATGCTTAAGGTGATTCAGCGCGGTCTATCAGCGGCTGGACGCTACCTCACGGTGCGTCTGATGCTCACTGACCGCCCAGGTGAGCTAACCACTATCTCATCAATTATCTCCCAGAACTCAGCTAACGTTACCGGTGTTAATTACACTGGTGCGTCCGGTGCTCTCTCTATGGGCGAAGTGTTCATTACTATCGACATGGAAACCAAGGGGCATGAACACTGCGAAGAGGTGCTTGAAGCTCTGCGCGCAGATGGCTATGAACCGATCGTGGTCTATTAA
- the mca gene encoding mycothiol conjugate amidase Mca, translating into MSDAGKISNNAENPQSALQELADDYTGFRILAVHAHPDDESSKGAAMMAAYAARGARVMVASMTGGERGDVLTAVSDTNPAAHRYLPSVRRAEMAQARDILGIEHRWIGFMDSGLPEGDPLPPLPFGCFASQPLDRASAPLVRLVRRFKPHVILSYDEIGGYPHPDHIMSHRVAVEAFHAAGDASAYLNEGEPWAPLKLYYDRAFNLDRLNAINDYLVAKGTENPFAEWIARRQEQDAEGHTAPVSRHQTTTRILSKDYFAQRDQALLSHATQVGPKDLFFALTPEETAEVWPTDDYVLIESRVETSLPETDFAAGIDYKER; encoded by the coding sequence GTGAGTGACGCTGGGAAAATCTCAAACAATGCGGAAAACCCGCAGTCTGCGCTGCAAGAATTAGCCGATGATTACACCGGTTTTCGCATTCTTGCTGTACACGCTCATCCCGATGATGAGTCGTCAAAGGGCGCTGCGATGATGGCTGCCTACGCTGCGCGAGGTGCGCGCGTCATGGTTGCCTCCATGACGGGTGGCGAACGTGGGGACGTGCTCACCGCGGTTTCTGACACCAATCCCGCTGCCCATCGCTACCTGCCCTCAGTACGCCGTGCAGAGATGGCGCAGGCACGAGATATTTTGGGTATTGAACACCGGTGGATTGGTTTCATGGATTCAGGTTTACCCGAAGGTGATCCTCTGCCACCGTTGCCTTTTGGTTGCTTTGCCAGCCAACCCTTGGATCGTGCGTCCGCGCCGTTGGTGCGCTTGGTACGTAGATTCAAACCGCACGTTATTCTTTCCTACGATGAAATTGGCGGTTACCCCCACCCCGATCACATTATGTCGCACCGTGTGGCGGTGGAGGCTTTTCACGCAGCGGGGGACGCCTCTGCCTACCTGAACGAGGGCGAGCCGTGGGCACCGCTGAAGCTCTACTATGACCGAGCGTTCAACCTTGACCGCCTCAATGCTATTAACGACTACCTGGTAGCAAAGGGCACCGAGAATCCTTTTGCTGAGTGGATTGCGCGCCGTCAAGAACAAGATGCAGAGGGGCACACTGCCCCGGTTTCGCGTCACCAGACCACCACTCGAATTCTTTCAAAGGACTACTTTGCCCAGCGAGATCAGGCTCTACTTTCTCACGCCACACAGGTAGGACCAAAGGATCTATTCTTTGCCCTCACCCCGGAGGAAACTGCTGAAGTATGGCCCACCGATGACTACGTTCTTATCGAGTCACGGGTTGAAACGTCTCTGCCCGAAACCGACTTTGCTGCGGGCATTGACTACAAAGAACGATAA
- a CDS encoding DUF4307 domain-containing protein, whose product MSNQILSDRYGQKSARKPLPTRFWAILSAVLIAGAVVWGIWVQTAQSAAAPEFKNTGYELTSGDEVSVSFEIVKDPSTTAVCTLQALNTASAPVGWDEVTIGPSENGERVTAHTAHLFITSPAHTAVVEACWSL is encoded by the coding sequence GTGAGCAACCAGATACTTTCAGATCGTTACGGGCAGAAATCGGCGCGTAAGCCCCTGCCCACCCGTTTTTGGGCCATTCTTAGCGCTGTTCTCATCGCTGGTGCAGTGGTATGGGGCATTTGGGTTCAAACAGCACAAAGCGCAGCCGCCCCGGAGTTTAAAAATACCGGTTATGAACTCACCAGCGGGGACGAAGTGAGTGTCTCTTTTGAGATTGTCAAAGACCCTTCCACCACAGCAGTATGCACCCTGCAGGCACTTAATACAGCCAGCGCACCGGTGGGGTGGGATGAGGTAACTATAGGACCGTCCGAGAACGGTGAACGCGTCACCGCCCACACCGCTCACCTGTTCATCACTTCCCCCGCCCACACCGCTGTCGTTGAGGCGTGCTGGAGCCTATAG
- the greA gene encoding transcription elongation factor GreA: MSEEQHEGAWLTQEAYDRLTEELERISGPYRQEIIDRIAAARDEGDLKENGGYHAAREEQGKNEARINQLKKLLENAQVGESVKDDGIVEPGMVVEAELAGKTMKFLLGSREVAETLVGGSDLQVFSEKSPMGAAINGHKAGDSVTYEAPNGKEITVKIIDAKPFQG; the protein is encoded by the coding sequence ATGTCTGAAGAACAGCACGAAGGCGCCTGGCTAACCCAGGAAGCATACGACCGTCTCACCGAGGAGCTTGAGCGTATCTCTGGGCCCTACCGCCAGGAAATTATTGACCGTATTGCAGCGGCTCGCGACGAAGGCGACCTCAAAGAAAACGGTGGCTACCACGCTGCCCGCGAAGAACAGGGCAAGAACGAAGCCCGCATCAACCAGCTCAAGAAACTGCTCGAAAACGCTCAGGTGGGCGAATCAGTCAAGGACGACGGCATCGTTGAACCCGGCATGGTTGTTGAGGCAGAACTTGCCGGAAAAACCATGAAGTTCCTTCTCGGCTCACGCGAAGTAGCTGAGACCTTGGTTGGCGGCAGTGACCTCCAGGTCTTCTCAGAGAAATCCCCTATGGGCGCGGCTATCAACGGTCACAAGGCTGGCGACTCAGTCACCTATGAGGCACCCAATGGCAAAGAGATCACCGTCAAGATTATTGATGCCAAGCCTTTCCAGGGCTAA